DNA sequence from the Candidatus Sulfuricurvum sp. RIFRC-1 genome:
AAAAACAGCCCCAAAATCAACCCGTCCAAAAAGGACTGATGGTTGGCGATGATCACCGTGTGATTCTCTTCGCGCTGGAACTCTCCGACCACCTTGACCCGAAATAAAAAGCGGACGATCACATATAAAATCGCTTTAATCATTGAGTGTTTCCTTGCAAATAGTTGAGTACATTTCCGAACGTTTTTTCGAGTAACGGCTTGTTAATCCAAAACCATACCTCTTTCCCCTTTTTTTCACTCAGCAATACTTCGGCCTGACGGAGGATTTTCAGATGATGCGAGACAGTGGTACGCGCCAGTGTCGAAGCTTCCGATATTTGTCCTGCGGTGAGCCGCTCATCCGGTTCAAACAGCATCAACATCCGCTGCCGGTGTTCATCCCCTAACGCGGTAAAGATATCGGACATCGGTTTCCATTCGGGTGGGAGGACATCGGTGTAATTGGTTTTCATGCTTCTGTTCCTAATATCTTGGTGTAATTGGTATAAATGGGATTCTCTGCGGGGAAATACTCTAAAATCGCTTTGCTGTAACGATCAAACGGGTTTGCTTCGCGGGAGAGTTCGAACCGTTTGCGATACGGGAGATCATAACTGTTGAACACCGTACTAAAAGGGACGGGGAAATCGGTGCCGAAGAGGAGCTTGTGATGGATGTCACTCTGTCGGCTCAGATGGCGCAACACTTTTGCCCGAACGGGGGTGAGGAGGGCGGAGATATCGGCGTAGAGATTATCATGTTCTTTTAGCATTTCAAGGAGAATGTAATACTCGTCATTAAAATTTTTCGGGTTTTTGGAGAGTGCCTGAAAAATACGGCGCGGTTCATAGCTCAGAGCCATATGCGCACAAATCACCTGCACTCCCGCTTCCAGCGGATGATCCAACATCTCGATACTCTCACACGATTTAAAAGAGTGCACACTGCTCTCACTCCCCACATGGACGATCAGCGGCAATCCCCGTGCGGCGAGTTTGTCGAAATAGGGGCGGTAACGCTCCTCACGGGTATCGACCCCCCAGTAGTTTTGCAAAAATTTCGCCCCGCGAAATCCCGCATCGGCGTAGCGGTCGATGAGATCGAGGGCATCGGGGCGGTTAGGGTTGATCGAGAAAAAGGGGATGATGACATCCTCATTCCCTCGGTACAACGTCGCTACATCTTCATTCGTCGCACAGACGGTGATGTCTTTGTGGAGACTTTTCCCCGCATCATCGACCCGATCATCGACGCCGAAGAGGACGATTTTCTCGATGTGCTGAGAGTTTCTGACCGATGAAACCAGTGCGCGTGTGTATTCGCCATACGGATCACGCACGAGGGCTTTGGGATCCATCCCGAACTTTTTGGCGAAAAAGCGGAGGGCGAGTTTGTCGTACGAGCGTTGGAATACAACGTCACTGCTGAGGAGGTGAGTATGGATATCAATGGTTTTCATAACTATAATCCTAAAAACTTAGACATATAGAAATATTACGGGTGTTTTGCTGAATTTATTCTGAAACCTATACATCCCTCTCCCCCGCCTTTTTAATAACCTCTTCCAACTGCTGAGTAAACACTTACCCAATATAGGAAGCGACACAAACTCATAATTCATATAATTTTACTTGAAATGTTATTTTATAACGATAAATTTGGCACGATTTAGAAAATAGTGATGTATAAATAGTGGCAATTTACTATTATAAACTAGGTACATATTTTGTTTAAATAGCCATAAAATAGGAATGAATTTGCTTGTTACTACTTGCAAAATTAGTGGCAATGATGTATACTTTCCAAAAGGGGTCACAATGAAAATATCTCCGCTATTACCCATCGACATCAACGGTGTATTTGATCATGAACTATTGATTCTCTCTGAGCAAGTGTGTATCGAAAGCGCACAGATAGCGGGAGGTCTCAATATCCATAATATTGAAGCAATCCAAGAGCTTCTGCGTGTGACCAACAGCTATTATTCCAACCGAATCGAAGCGCAAAGCACCCACCCCATCGATATTGAAAAAGCAATGCGTCAAGACTTTTCATCTAATTCGTCTCAAAAATCGTTGCAGAAGCTCTCTTTGGCACACATACAGACACAACGCCATATTGAAAAGCTATCTATCCAAAACGAGGTATATGATCGCAATTTTGTTCGAGAAATTCATCACTATTTCTATACCCAAGAGGGGATGGAGTCATTTTTGACGATTACACATGAGGATCATACTCTACAAATGGTTCCGGGGAAATTCCGCGCCAATGATGTACAAGTAGGCAACCATATCGCCCCTCCAAACGAAGAAATTGAGATGATTTTTGGATATTTCGAGAAAATGTATCGTCAATACGCTCACAATACAACCAAAGCGATGCAGCTTTTATGCGCATTATCCGCACACCACAGACTTACATGGATTCACCCGTTTTTAGACGGAAACGGCAGGGTCTCTAGGCTTTATTTCGATGCCCTTTTAAAAAGTATGAATCTTCATGGATACGGGTTATGGAATATTTCGCGGGGCTTAGCGCGAGACGTAAGCGGCTACCAAAAATATCTCTCCCATGCCGATATGATTCGCCAAGGCGCGACGGATGGAAACGGTGATTTGTCCTTACGGGGATTAAAATATTATTTGCACTTTATGTTGGAGAGCGCACTCGATCAGATTCGATTTATGGATGAAAGCTTAAAGCTCAGTACACTGAGTGCGAGAATCGAAAGATTCGTGGAGTTTTCTCAAAAAGGGATGTACAACATCGAACCTCTCCCCCAAAATAGCGAGATGCTGTTTAATAAACTGCTTCTTGTCGGGGAACTAGCGCGAGGCGAAGTTGAAAAAACTATCGGCAAAAGCCAACGAACCGCTTCGTCATTGATTAAGAAATTATTGGAAATGGACTATCTAACTACCGATTCTCCAAGAGGGGATATACGATTAAAATTCAACGCATTTTTCGCATCGAAACTTATGCCAGATTTGATACCCGATAAAGGGTGAACGCCTTTTTAATAACCTCTTCCAACCGCTGAGTAAATATTTGAGTATCTTCCTCGCCGATCATCATCGGCTCCAGTATATGAACATCGATGATAAAACGGGTCGAAAACCACGCGACGATGATGAAGGGTTTATCGCTATAGAGATTTTCCCTCCCCCTCACGTGCACCCATCAAAATGCGACAATCCACTCACATTGTTTTTTTATACTTCACGTATTACTTGTCAATAACTTGACGACATCCATAAAAGGAGAAAAGCGTGATTTACAATTCTTTTGATAACTCTGTTTGTTATGCCGGTACACCGATGATTATTGAAATTGACAAGTTTGATACGATTACATATGCCAATCGAACTTTTTATGAAATATCCGGCTATGAAAAAAGTGAACTAATAGGAGTTTCGCATAAAATTTTACGCCATCCTGATATGCCCAAAAGTATCTATACAACCATGTGGGATACCATAAGTCATAATATTTCATGGCAAGGGTATGTTAAATATCGGTACAAAGAAGCTCAAAGCTGCTGGGTAAAACTGCACATTGTGCCTGTAGTTGATGAGAGCGGGGTTCCTATCCGCTTCATCTTATCTAAAACAGCTCCCGATATAGAGACCGTCGCACAAGTTCAACAAAGATACAGTAAACTTATCGAAGAAGAACAAAAATTACTTTTTAAAGCTGAAATTGCCAATCGGGTAAGCATTCAAAGTATTCACAATAATGTGATAGCTCTTTAGATAACGGGTATCCCGTTATAATTCAAAAAATAGTATAGATGGAGATTACCATGCGTTCACTTACTCTCGCCGCTTTATTGCTTTTGGTTTCCAATGCGAATGCATTGGATTTCGGTTCACTTATGCAAAGCATTGCTCCCGTAGCCCAAAGCGCTGCCCCTATCGCCGATAGCACCCTCACCTCTAACCCGTTGATTAAAAACATCACGACAACCCTCGGTGTTACGCCGACCCAAGCGATCGGAGGAGCAGCAGCCGTGATTAATGATGCGAAAGGGAACATGAAACCAACCGATTTCGCAGCTCTTACCAAGCAAGTACCCCAAGCATCCACACTTCTCAATGCCGCACCTGCCGGTTTACTCGGACTAGGCTCTTTGGGCTCTCAATTCTCATTTTTAGGGATGGACGCCTCGATGATCGATAAATTCTCGCCCTTGGTTCTTGAGTATCTTCAAAGCGGTGCAACTCCGGGTATGGATAAAATCCTCACCGCAGCGTTTGCTCAATAATGTTCTCTCTTCCATGCATTATTTTTGCAGGCGGTAAAAGCTCTCGGATGGGTGAGGATAAATCGCTCCTCCCCTTCGGAGGGTTCTCATCGCTGAGCGAGTTTCAATACCAACGCCTCACCCAACTCTTTGCGCATGTAGCCATCTCAACCAAAAGCGCTGACAAGTTCTCTTTTAAGGCAGAATTTATTCTCGATCCGATTGAAGTTGATTATGCCCCTACGGCAGGATTTGTCAGTGCTTTTAAAGCAATCAACGATGATCGGATAATGGTTTTAAGTGTCGATACACCTTTTGTGGATGCATCGATATTTCAAAAATTGATTGATTCGGATAGTGAAGAGTTGGATGCAGTAATCGCCACAACAAAAACAGGAAGCCATCCGCTGTGCGGAATCTACCACCGATCTCTTTTCGAAGAGTTTGAACGGATGCTAGCCGAAGGGGATCACCGATTGGGCAAACTCCTTGCCTCTTCTAATACGCTTTACGTTGAATTTACGGATGAAGAGCCGTTTGCTAACCTCAACCATCCGCACGAGTACCAAGAGGCACTTAAACGTATTTAACGCTAAACATTCATTTTCTCCTCTTCCTCACATCTTTTGCACGGTTCTTTTTCACTTTTTCGTACCAAATAGATAAAGACGGCAAACACCAACAGTAAAAATGCCAATGCCGCGATAAGCGTCGATGCATACGGTAAATCTTTATAATCATGAAGCGCGATCTTAAAGACAACCAAAAGGGCCTCAATCAATAAAGCGATAATGATCGAAACGGAGAAATTGAGCAGTGTTTTAGCATTAAACGCATCACTGACATGCTGGGTTCGCGGTAATACCTCCTGCTCGAAAATCGTTTTCCCTAAATCGTAAACGGCAAGTCCCAGCGTTAAAGCGATAATCGGTTTAAAAACCGTATCCATACTGAGAGGTTCACTTCCAACCAAATATCCGATAAAAGTATAAAAGCCGTACAGCACAACAAATACCCCAAAAAAGAGTAATCCGCCGCCGATAACCGCATACGATGAGCGATTGATCCGTTTAAATACATCATTTTTCTCAATCAGATCAAATCTCTCTAACAAACTCCGTACCCGGAAATCCAAAAACAGATACCCGTCTGAAACTGCATAAATAACCGTTATACACAAATGCCCGGTTGCAGTTGAGATATAGGGTTCACTGACCTGGCACCCTTTTTGGATAGCCACCTCATCAACCAAATAGGCACGATCGATTCCGGCATGGTGTCCCTCTTCACGATCCGCATAAATATTGGGTGAATTTTGGACAAATCCTTCATCGCATTTGTAAATGAGTTCCAAACTCGGAAATGTTTTATAAAGACGCTCGGCAAGCTGTACATTGAAAGTTTTTAAACTGACTCGACCTAAGGAAGTAAGGATAAATTTTTCGATCAACGGGGCATTTGCGGCATAGCTTCGTACTAAATTTTGCATCATTTTTCACTTATAATTTATTTTTTAGTTTTTGCCTTTTCAAGGCGAATTAATTGTGTAATTATAGTTATCAGTCTTGCCCCGCACTGTAGTCATCACTGCAGGGCAATCCTTAGGAATCTTGAAGGAGGTTTTATGAACATTTCGGAATTACGTACTATCCTTTAGCACCACCAAAATCTCATGACAAAACTATAGCCCATTTTTTATCAACAATATGGTTATTTTTTAATCAATGCCCGATTTACAACTCTAAGCTATAATAATAAAAAGATTATTAGGGTACATACATGAATTTAACCCATCTCGATGAGCGTGACCGTCCAAAAATGGTCGATGTCTCTGATAAAAATACCACATCGCGTGTAGCAGTTGCCAGTGGACTGATTACAATGAGTCAAGACGCATTTGATGCAGTCATCCAACAAACCGCAAAAAAAGGGCCTGTCCTTCAAACCGCCGTAATTGCCGCCATAATGGGGACGAAAAAAACCTCAGATATTATCCCGATGTGCCACCCGCTCAACCTCAGCGGTGTCAACTGCGACATTGATGAGCTTCCCGAATTACCGGGATTCCGCCTGAGTGTTACTGCAAAACTGAGCGGTCAGACAGGGGTCGAGATGGAAGCATTGACCGGAACAAGTATCGGATTGCTCACGATCTATGACATGCTCAAAGCCATCGATAAAGGGATGGTGATCGGTCCGATTCAACTTGAAACAAAATCAGGAGGCAAAAGTGGTGATTATCAACGATGAAACCGAAAAACTAAAGTTAGAGTATCCATGCAACTGGTGCTATAAAGTAGTCGGATTTGAGCGTGCCGGTATCGAGATCGCCGTGATGGAAATCTTTACCGAACGTCACTATACTCTCAACCCCTCAAACACCAGTAAAGGGGGAAAGTACATCAGCATGAACTTAGAACTCTTGGTGCATAATGAGGACGAACGTACCTATTTTTATGAAACACTCAAAGCTCATCAACACGTTAAAATGGTACTCTAAAGGATCAAACAATGAATACAGACACATATACGACGGATATCCAAGAGCATTTTTCAGCCCAAAATATCCCTGATATGCCCATACAAGAGTTGCGTGAGTATACGACTGCTTTTTTAAAAGAATCCACCCGCTCTTTTCACAATGAGCTCGAAGATCTCATGGCTCAAAAAGAGCAGATTGAGCGTCACATTTCCCGAAAAAGCGATGAACTTCAACAATTAAAATACCGCTTTTTTGATATATTGGAAAAATTATTTGGTGAAAACGAGACGATGCTGGAGAAACTCCACCAAATCAAGATTCAATCCGTCGATCTTCTCGATATTCTCGAGGAGATGATTGAAAGTGCCATTATCACAACCCTTGAAAAAGGTTCCGACATTGAAGAAACACTCCATGAAATCATCAAAGAGATCACCTTTGAAACCCTTAATGCCAATGTCCTTAATGCCGTTCGTATTCGACGAATCTTAGGAAGTATCCTCCAAAGCGCATTAAACCTGGCAGAAGCAACACCAAACCAAGCGGAGAGCATTTTACGCGGCACCTTGCTCGGTATCCGCTCAGCGCTTTACAAATCGATCGAAAAGTTCCATCAATACCTCCTCTACGTTCCTGAAGAGGTAAAAGCCCTTTACCGTGCCGAGTACAAAACGATTGAAGAAGAGCTCGATA
Encoded proteins:
- a CDS encoding metalloregulator ArsR/SmtB family transcription factor, translating into MKTNYTDVLPPEWKPMSDIFTALGDEHRQRMLMLFEPDERLTAGQISEASTLARTTVSHHLKILRQAEVLLSEKKGKEVWFWINKPLLEKTFGNVLNYLQGNTQ
- a CDS encoding amidohydrolase family protein; translated protein: MKTIDIHTHLLSSDVVFQRSYDKLALRFFAKKFGMDPKALVRDPYGEYTRALVSSVRNSQHIEKIVLFGVDDRVDDAGKSLHKDITVCATNEDVATLYRGNEDVIIPFFSINPNRPDALDLIDRYADAGFRGAKFLQNYWGVDTREERYRPYFDKLAARGLPLIVHVGSESSVHSFKSCESIEMLDHPLEAGVQVICAHMALSYEPRRIFQALSKNPKNFNDEYYILLEMLKEHDNLYADISALLTPVRAKVLRHLSRQSDIHHKLLFGTDFPVPFSTVFNSYDLPYRKRFELSREANPFDRYSKAILEYFPAENPIYTNYTKILGTEA
- a CDS encoding Fic family protein → MKISPLLPIDINGVFDHELLILSEQVCIESAQIAGGLNIHNIEAIQELLRVTNSYYSNRIEAQSTHPIDIEKAMRQDFSSNSSQKSLQKLSLAHIQTQRHIEKLSIQNEVYDRNFVREIHHYFYTQEGMESFLTITHEDHTLQMVPGKFRANDVQVGNHIAPPNEEIEMIFGYFEKMYRQYAHNTTKAMQLLCALSAHHRLTWIHPFLDGNGRVSRLYFDALLKSMNLHGYGLWNISRGLARDVSGYQKYLSHADMIRQGATDGNGDLSLRGLKYYLHFMLESALDQIRFMDESLKLSTLSARIERFVEFSQKGMYNIEPLPQNSEMLFNKLLLVGELARGEVEKTIGKSQRTASSLIKKLLEMDYLTTDSPRGDIRLKFNAFFASKLMPDLIPDKG
- a CDS encoding PAS domain-containing protein translates to MIYNSFDNSVCYAGTPMIIEIDKFDTITYANRTFYEISGYEKSELIGVSHKILRHPDMPKSIYTTMWDTISHNISWQGYVKYRYKEAQSCWVKLHIVPVVDESGVPIRFILSKTAPDIETVAQVQQRYSKLIEEEQKLLFKAEIANRVSIQSIHNNVIAL
- a CDS encoding DUF2780 domain-containing protein gives rise to the protein MRSLTLAALLLLVSNANALDFGSLMQSIAPVAQSAAPIADSTLTSNPLIKNITTTLGVTPTQAIGGAAAVINDAKGNMKPTDFAALTKQVPQASTLLNAAPAGLLGLGSLGSQFSFLGMDASMIDKFSPLVLEYLQSGATPGMDKILTAAFAQ
- the mobA gene encoding molybdenum cofactor guanylyltransferase MobA → MGEDKSLLPFGGFSSLSEFQYQRLTQLFAHVAISTKSADKFSFKAEFILDPIEVDYAPTAGFVSAFKAINDDRIMVLSVDTPFVDASIFQKLIDSDSEELDAVIATTKTGSHPLCGIYHRSLFEEFERMLAEGDHRLGKLLASSNTLYVEFTDEEPFANLNHPHEYQEALKRI
- the moaC gene encoding cyclic pyranopterin monophosphate synthase MoaC, giving the protein MNLTHLDERDRPKMVDVSDKNTTSRVAVASGLITMSQDAFDAVIQQTAKKGPVLQTAVIAAIMGTKKTSDIIPMCHPLNLSGVNCDIDELPELPGFRLSVTAKLSGQTGVEMEALTGTSIGLLTIYDMLKAIDKGMVIGPIQLETKSGGKSGDYQR
- a CDS encoding DUF493 domain-containing protein, producing the protein MVIINDETEKLKLEYPCNWCYKVVGFERAGIEIAVMEIFTERHYTLNPSNTSKGGKYISMNLELLVHNEDERTYFYETLKAHQHVKMVL
- a CDS encoding DUF6781 family protein, coding for MNTDTYTTDIQEHFSAQNIPDMPIQELREYTTAFLKESTRSFHNELEDLMAQKEQIERHISRKSDELQQLKYRFFDILEKLFGENETMLEKLHQIKIQSVDLLDILEEMIESAIITTLEKGSDIEETLHEIIKEITFETLNANVLNAVRIRRILGSILQSALNLAEATPNQAESILRGTLLGIRSALYKSIEKFHQYLLYVPEEVKALYRAEYKTIEEELDNIDTLFTQVIHSLKNRNSSVMIGRLEAISDDIRFDTEEIKHLSKETVELLRNRLSKLTRNVSEKSAKILNSKSAQDAKAMGVRAWSVAKSTMQGALKGAKDAMDKK